In the genome of Euzebyales bacterium, the window TGAGGGTGCGGGCAGCGCAGATCACCGATCCCGTTGCCTACCACGGCGAGGGACCGGTCTGGTCGCGGCGTTGGGGTGGCCTGCGATGGGTGGACATGCTGGCCGGCGACGTCTTGTCACTGGCGCTCGACGGCACGGTCAACCGGCGTCATGTCGGCAGCGTCGCCGCCGCCATTCGACCACGCCGCCAGGGCGGAGCGGTCATCGGCGTGGAGCGGGGGCACCCACCAACACCACTCCGCCGCAGCACCCAGTGCACCCTAGGGTGCCCGCGACCGGGACCTGAGGGGCATGCGATCGCAAGCGTGGCGCCTGTCAGCCGGCGTCCTGGTCGCGCGCCCGAATCGCCTCGAGCGACTCCTGGAAGTGCCAATGGTGGCCTTCGAGATCGTCGGCCTCGTAGCGCCGGAAGCCGTAGAAGGCGTCCTCGATCGGCATCGTGATCGTGGCACCCTCCGCGCGGGCGTGCTCATAGTGTGAGTCGATGTCGTTGACTCCGACGATGATCATCACCGTCGCATGGCCAACATCGCCGGGACTGTAGAGGTGGTGGACGTCTCGCGCGGCTGCGGTCGCACGGCCGATCATGACGACGCCGTCGCCGAACTCGAGCCACGCGAGCATTCCCTCGTTGTCGGAGTCGCTTTCCATGCGTGCTTCACGGCGTTCGGTGAACTGGAACACACGGGTGAGGTACTCGAGCGCGGCCAACTCGTCCGCATAGGTGAGACGCGGGTACATCGCCGGCGTGCGGCTCCACGCTTCGGCTTGCGATGTCGTGGTTCCGATCGTGGACATGAGTCGCTCCTTCTCGCGCTTGAACAGTCCGGGGTCGCCCTGATCGACGGGGAGGACCCTGTCGGGGCGCAGCGAGGCCGTCATGTGTTGTTCGTCGTGCTCGCCGACGAGTTCGCGGAGTCGGCCACGCGCCCGGTGCAGCC includes:
- a CDS encoding sigma-70 family RNA polymerase sigma factor; this encodes MDPRTDAEVIGCSVRSPESFGELFDRHATTMFRYFVRRVGPDDADSLLGELFRIAFEKRTDFDTGRAEARPWLYGIASNLLARHRQREARRLDATARLVNTSIIAPDRFSEVDARLDASRLFPDVAAAIATLPQAERDTLLLFAWEGMPYHQIATALDVPVGTVRSRLHRARGRLRELVGEHDEQHMTASLRPDRVLPVDQGDPGLFKREKERLMSTIGTTTSQAEAWSRTPAMYPRLTYADELAALEYLTRVFQFTERREARMESDSDNEGMLAWLEFGDGVVMIGRATAAARDVHHLYSPGDVGHATVMIIVGVNDIDSHYEHARAEGATITMPIEDAFYGFRRYEADDLEGHHWHFQESLEAIRARDQDAG